One Nicotiana tomentosiformis chromosome 4, ASM39032v3, whole genome shotgun sequence genomic window carries:
- the LOC138910531 gene encoding uncharacterized protein produces the protein MEALSTIDAMKAKIESLEEHVSAGVAEAASNVVVTREAKIEAPKPPVFKGVRDAQEVENFLWHLENYFKHGKVKDDEAMINTAVLYLSETAMLWWRRKMADVDKGICTISTWDQFKAEFKRQFFPNNVLYEARRKLRELKQTGNIRVYVKEFTTLMLQIPNLTNDDLLFHFMDGLQNWAKQELQRQQVANIDQAIMEAESLMHFRHDKHDKGKVKESKFNNVKGGGDRGKGKEIQQQYYKTQDSKKLSGRQGYAEKKEQAEKKGCYICGGPHSFRNCPDLKSLSAMVRERKEQPQGESSGTAQLGMIGLCGAVTKQSI, from the coding sequence ATGGAGGCTTTGAGTACTATCGATGCTatgaaggcaaagatagagtcactcGAGGAGCATGTTAGTGCTGGCGTGGCCGAGGCAGCTAGCAATGTTGTGGTGACGagggaggccaagatcgaggctcccaaacccccggtgttcaaaggtgttcgtgatgcgcaagaagtggaaaacttcctttGGCACTTGGAGAACTACTTTAAGCACGGCAAAGTGAAGGACGACGAGGCCATGATCAACACTGCGGTGTTGTACCTCTCAGAGACTGCCATGCTATGGTGGAGAAGGAAGATGGCCGACGTGGATAAAGGTATATGTACTATTAGCACGTGGGATCAGTTCAAAGCCGAGTTCAAGCGACAGTTCTTTCCAAACAATGTCTTGTACGAGGCAAGGCGCAAACTTAGGGAGTTGAAGCAAACAGGGAACATACGTGTCTATGTCAAGGAATTCACTACCCTTATGCTTCAAATCCCCAACCTGACCAATGATGACTTGTTGTTCCACTTCATGGATGGGTTGCAAAATTGGGCTAAGCAGGAGTTACAACGCCAGCAAGTCGCAAATATAGACCAAGCCATAATGGAGGCCGAATCATTGATGCATTTCAGGCATGACAAACACGACAAAGGGAAAGTCAAAGAATCAAAGTTTAACAATGTCAAAGGTGGGGGAGACCGTGGCAAAGGCaaggagatacaacaacaatactacAAGACTCAAGATTCCAAAAAGCTGAGTGGCCGTCAGGGGTACGCCGAGAAGAAAGAGCAGGCAGAGAAGAAGGGATGTTACATATGCGGAGGGCCTCACAGCTTCAGGAATTGTCCCGACCTAAAGAGCCTTAGCGCCATGGTCCGTGAACGGAAGGAGCAGCCGCAAGGAGAGAGTTCGGGAACCGCACAGTTGGGTATGATCGGATTATGCGGTGCTGTCACAAAGCAATCTATCTAA